A single Filimonas effusa DNA region contains:
- a CDS encoding homogentisate 1,2-dioxygenase: MPYYHKLGNVPHKRHTQFRRPDGSLYAEQLFSTEGFSSDYSLLYHCHPPTAITRAEEPYDVMPQVAEEKMLKHRSLEGFKIAPHADFLQSRVPVLVNNDCHIVLAAPQQSMEGYFYKNADADEMIFIHKGNGKLLTQYGELAFSYGDYLVIPRGTIYQVVFESTDNRLFIVESFSPIRFPKRYLSHYGQLLEHSPFCERDVRAPQHLVTFDEQGDFVIKVKKQGRMYHLHYAYHPFDVIGWDGCCYPFAFSIHDFEPITGRVHQPPPVHQTFEANNFVVCSFVPRLYDYHPQSVPAPYNHSNIDSDEVLYYVDGDFMSRKHVTKGMITLHPGGIPHGPHPGAVEKSIGAKETKELAVMVDTFHPLKLTVQALAIENGGYTMSWAE, translated from the coding sequence ATGCCCTATTATCATAAGCTGGGAAACGTTCCACATAAACGTCATACCCAATTCCGCCGTCCCGATGGTTCATTATATGCAGAACAGCTTTTCAGTACCGAAGGCTTTAGCAGTGATTATTCTTTATTATATCATTGTCATCCGCCAACAGCCATCACCCGCGCAGAAGAACCATATGATGTTATGCCACAGGTTGCCGAAGAAAAAATGCTGAAACATCGCAGTCTTGAAGGTTTTAAGATTGCGCCGCATGCTGATTTTCTGCAAAGCAGGGTGCCTGTTCTGGTGAACAATGATTGTCATATCGTACTTGCTGCGCCACAGCAAAGTATGGAAGGCTATTTTTATAAAAATGCCGATGCCGATGAAATGATCTTTATACATAAGGGCAATGGCAAGCTGTTGACGCAATATGGAGAACTTGCTTTCTCATATGGTGATTACCTGGTGATTCCACGGGGTACGATTTACCAGGTTGTTTTCGAGAGCACTGACAACCGGCTGTTCATAGTGGAGAGCTTTAGTCCTATCAGGTTTCCGAAACGTTATCTTAGTCATTATGGCCAGCTTCTGGAGCATTCACCCTTTTGTGAAAGGGATGTCCGCGCCCCGCAACACCTTGTAACCTTTGATGAGCAGGGTGACTTTGTCATCAAAGTGAAAAAGCAGGGGAGGATGTATCATCTTCATTATGCTTATCATCCATTTGATGTGATAGGGTGGGATGGTTGTTGTTATCCTTTTGCTTTCAGCATTCATGACTTTGAACCTATTACGGGAAGAGTACATCAGCCGCCACCTGTGCATCAGACCTTTGAGGCGAACAATTTTGTGGTATGCAGTTTTGTACCTCGTTTATATGATTATCATCCGCAGTCTGTTCCGGCGCCTTACAATCACAGTAATATAGACAGCGACGAGGTATTGTATTATGTTGATGGCGATTTTATGAGCAGGAAACATGTTACCAAGGGAATGATCACCTTACATCCTGGTGGCATTCCACATGGTCCGCATCCCGGCGCTGTTGAAAAAAGTATTGGTGCAAAGGAAACCAAGGAACTGGCTGTTATGGTTGATACCTTTCACCCTCTTAAATTAACAGTACAGGCCCTGGCCATAGAGAATGGTGGTTATACTATGAGCTGGGCGGAATAG
- a CDS encoding NUDIX hydrolase, with protein sequence MKEIRCAGLIVVKDRQLLLAFSKNKQAWYLPGGKLDAGETAEAALTREVQEELNIVIPAGELQWYYHITAPAFGENNLQMKQDCFIHELKQEPVPSAEIGAIRYFSRESYKQEQHQVPGVLLAFEQLKKDNLVD encoded by the coding sequence ATGAAAGAGATCAGATGCGCAGGGCTTATAGTCGTTAAAGACCGGCAGTTGTTATTGGCATTCAGTAAAAACAAACAAGCCTGGTATTTGCCAGGCGGAAAACTGGACGCAGGCGAAACCGCCGAAGCAGCCCTGACACGCGAAGTACAGGAGGAATTGAATATTGTTATCCCTGCCGGCGAATTACAATGGTATTATCATATTACGGCGCCCGCCTTCGGGGAAAACAACCTGCAAATGAAACAGGATTGTTTCATTCATGAATTAAAACAGGAACCGGTGCCCTCTGCCGAAATTGGAGCCATCCGGTATTTCAGCCGTGAAAGCTATAAACAGGAACAACACCAGGTCCCGGGTGTTTTACTGGCTTTTGAA
- a CDS encoding aldo/keto reductase, whose product MEYRQLGDSGVEVSAITFGAWAIGGWMWGGAERKDALEAIRASYDNGVTSIDTAPAYGQGLSEEIIGEALKQLPRDKVQILTKFGLRWDLKKGEFFFNSKDNNDNAIDIYRYAGKESVIEECENCLRRLGTDYIDLFQIHWADPTTPISETMEALAILQEQGKIRAGGVCNYAAAQMEEAAQTYSLASNQVPYSMVLRDIEKELVPYCQDHKKSIIAYSPLQRGLLTGKIRPGHVFGEGDTRAGNRFYTDVNILKINSFLAKIQPLAESKGASLSQLVIAWTIQQPGITVALVGARDASQAIQNARAGEVVLKPEEIMFINDQLSGLQLEEL is encoded by the coding sequence ATGGAATACAGGCAATTGGGTGATTCAGGAGTGGAAGTGTCGGCAATAACATTTGGAGCGTGGGCTATAGGGGGCTGGATGTGGGGAGGTGCAGAAAGAAAAGATGCCCTTGAGGCGATCCGTGCTTCCTATGACAACGGTGTCACATCTATTGATACGGCACCGGCATACGGCCAGGGGTTGAGCGAAGAAATCATTGGTGAAGCTTTAAAGCAACTACCGCGCGATAAAGTGCAGATCCTCACCAAGTTTGGTTTACGCTGGGATTTGAAAAAAGGAGAATTTTTCTTTAACAGTAAGGACAACAATGACAATGCCATCGATATTTACCGCTATGCCGGTAAAGAAAGTGTGATAGAGGAATGTGAGAATTGTTTGCGCCGGCTGGGGACAGATTATATTGATCTTTTTCAAATACATTGGGCGGACCCTACGACTCCGATCTCCGAAACAATGGAAGCGCTTGCCATATTGCAGGAGCAAGGCAAGATAAGGGCGGGTGGGGTTTGTAACTATGCTGCTGCCCAAATGGAAGAAGCGGCCCAGACCTATTCACTGGCATCGAACCAGGTACCCTACAGTATGGTGCTCAGGGATATAGAGAAAGAGCTGGTGCCTTATTGCCAGGATCATAAAAAGTCGATTATTGCGTATAGCCCCCTGCAAAGAGGATTGTTAACCGGAAAAATCAGGCCTGGCCATGTTTTTGGTGAAGGGGATACCCGGGCTGGCAATCGTTTTTATACGGATGTCAATATATTGAAGATCAATTCTTTCCTGGCAAAGATTCAACCTTTGGCTGAGAGTAAGGGGGCTTCGTTATCGCAACTGGTGATTGCGTGGACCATTCAGCAGCCTGGTATTACGGTTGCTTTGGTTGGTGCGCGTGATGCTTCGCAGGCCATACAGAATGCGCGTGCGGGCGAGGTAGTATTAAAGCCTGAAGAAATAATGTTCATTAATGATCAGTTGTCGGGCCTTCAGCTTGAGGAGTTGTAG